A section of the Vitis riparia cultivar Riparia Gloire de Montpellier isolate 1030 unplaced genomic scaffold, EGFV_Vit.rip_1.0 scaffold418_pilon_pilon, whole genome shotgun sequence genome encodes:
- the LOC117909832 gene encoding 60S acidic ribosomal protein P3 codes for MGVFTFVCRSSGKEWTAKQMNGDLEESAASTYDLQRKCVQSALSADSSGGVQSSFSYVTPSSGVFQVIVGGGGGGGFFGGGGAAAAAPSGGGAPAADAPPAEEKKEEKEESDDDMGFSLFD; via the exons atgggagtCTTCACATTCGTCTGCCGGAGCTCCGGCAAGGAGTGGACCGCGAAGCAGATGAACGGCGATCTCGAAGAGTCCGCGGCCTCCACTTACGATCTGCAGAGGAAGTGCGTTCAGTCTGCTCTCTCCGCCGACTCCTCCGGCGGAGTTCAGTCATCTTTCTCCTACGTCACTCCTTCCTCTGGCGTTTTCCAG GTGATTGTTGGTGGCGGTGGAGGCGGCGGCTTCTTTGGTGGTGGTGGAGCTGCTGCAGCAGCACCTTCTGGGGGAGGGGCACCGGCAGCTGATGCACCTCCAGCTgaggagaaaaaggaagagaaggaagagaGTGATGACGATATGGGATTCTCACTCTTTGATTAG